In Struthio camelus isolate bStrCam1 chromosome 13, bStrCam1.hap1, whole genome shotgun sequence, the following are encoded in one genomic region:
- the HRH2 gene encoding histamine H2 receptor — translation MDPCYNLTSPPEPMDFHLQVLVGSFLVILIVLVLCGNIIVCLAVTFDRRLRSLTNCIIVSLAVTDLLLGLLVLPFSAIYELAHEWPFGSTLCNIYMSLDVMLCTASILNLFMISLDRYFAVTTPLRYSQVVTSSRVAVGLVIIWTVSLMVSFLPIHLGWNTNGTAVQNTASNCSKECKLEVNPVYGLVDALLTFYIPLVIMCITYYRIFKIAREQAKRINHTWCCSSNTPMPPIVKEHKATVTLAVVLGAFIVCWFPYFTVFTYRGMWGDSSVKGTPMSIVLWLGYTNSALNPILYGTLNRDFQVAYQHLLHCWKTGDPRGSCLPPLRQAQPRGRGCQQDLGRQEGKPLKLEMRNGKGILLADGALESASAFL, via the coding sequence ATGGATCCATGCTACAACCTCACAAGCCCTCCAGAACCCATGGATTTCCATCTGCAGGTGCTGGTCGGGTCCTTCCTTGTCATCCTCATTGTGCTCGTTCTCTGCGGTAACATCATTGTCTGCCTGGCCGTCACCTTTGATCGCCGGCTCCGCAGCCTGACGAACTGCATCATCGTCTCCTTGGCCGTCACCGATCTGCTGCTGGGCCTCCTGGTGCTGCCGTTCTCCGCCATCTATGAGCTCGCCCATGAGTGGCCCTTTGGCAGCACTCTGTGCAATATCTACATGAGCCTGGACGTCATGCTGTGCACAGCTTCCATCCTAAACCTCTTCATGATCAGCCTGGACCGCTACTTTGCAGTCACCACCCCGCTCCGCTACAGCCAGGTGGTCACTTCCTCCCGGGTGGCTGTGGGCTTAGTCATTATTTGGACAGTTTCGCTGATGGTCTCCTTCCTACCAATCCACCTGGGCTGGAACACCAACGGGACAGCGGTGCAAAACACAGCCTCCAACTGCAGCAAGGAGTGCAAGCTGGAGGTGAACCCAGTGTATGGGCTTGTGGATGCCTTGCTCACCTTCTACATCCCTTTGGTCATCATGTGCATCACCTACTACCGAATATTCAAGATAGCAAGGGAGCAAGCCAAGAGGATAAACCACACGTGGTGCTGCAGCAGCAACACCCCCATGCCACCCATCGTGAAAGAGCACAAAGCTACAGTGACTCTCGCGGTCGTTTTGGGAGCATTCATTGTGTGCTGGTTCCCCTATTTCACGGTGTTCACTTAccgggggatgtggggggacagcAGCGTGAAAGGTACACCCATGTCCATCGTCCTCTGGCTGGGCTATACCAACTCAGCCCTGAACCCCATCCTCTACGGCACTCTCAACAGGGATTTCCAGGTGGCATACCAGCACTTGCTGCACTGCTGGAAGACAGGGGACCCCAGgggctcctgcctgcctcccctccgCCAGgcccagcccaggggcaggggttgccAGCAGGacctgggcaggcaggagggtAAGCCTCTGAAACTGGAGATGAGGAACGGGAAAGGGATCTTGCTGGCTGACGGAGCACTTGAGAG